Proteins from one Mercurialis annua linkage group LG7, ddMerAnnu1.2, whole genome shotgun sequence genomic window:
- the LOC126657013 gene encoding uncharacterized protein LOC126657013, with translation MRLKGSPLSADIMEETIPYNMKLPNLPTFNGEGDPMDHTSRFTATMGLLSVTDAILCRVFPTTLTGTSQRWYNKLKPGSIRSFAALSTEFLNKYLTNIPAKTTSIMRSCIQEEGEKLRSYIERFNKQAMKIDNLNVDMATEALREGTRFGKLVDKLLINKPTTFSNLMAIAQKYFELDEGRRAIRGKETKGKDSKEKTKEKEKSKPRSEDWQGKLEESRRFDPQGRYEPRYDP, from the coding sequence ATGAGGTTAAAGGGCTCGCCCCTATCGGCCGATATAATGGAAGAAACGATCCCCTACAACATGAAGTTGCCAAATCTGCCAACTTTCAATGGAGAAGGAGATCCAATGGACCACACGTCCAGATTTACTGCAACCATGGGCCTTCTAAGCGTCACAGACGCGATCCTATGTCGGGTGTTCCCCACCACTCTGACAGGAACCTCCCAAAGGTGGTATAATAAACTCAAACCAGGATCGATCAGAAGCTTCGCCGCACTGTCAACCGAGTTTCTTAACAAGTATCTTACAAATATACCTGCTAAGACAACCAGCATCATGAGGTCATGTATTCAAGAAGAAGGAGAGAAACTAAGGAGCTATATAGAgagattcaacaagcaagccaTGAAAATAGACAACCTAAATGTCGACATGGCAACTGAAGCATTGAGGGAAGGAACGCGATTCGGGAAATTGGTAGATAAACTACTAATAAACAAGCCAACCACATTTTCAAATTTGATGGCCatagcccagaaatacttcgaATTAGATGAAGGACGAAGAGCCATTAGAGGAAAGGAAACAAAGGGGAAGGACTCAAAAGAAAAaacgaaagaaaaagaaaaaagcaaaCCTAGATCGGAAGACTGGCAAGGAAAACTCGAAGAAAGCAGACGATTCGACCCTCAAGGAAGATATGAACCACGATACGATCCCTGA